A DNA window from Theobroma cacao cultivar B97-61/B2 chromosome 5, Criollo_cocoa_genome_V2, whole genome shotgun sequence contains the following coding sequences:
- the LOC18599653 gene encoding benzyl alcohol O-benzoyltransferase produces MAQRSTSLAFKVRRCEPELVVPAKPTPHEYKPLSDIDDREGHRFEYPVIQFYRYSPSMQGRDPARVIRDALAKTLVFYYPYAGRLREGPNRKLTVDCTGEGVLFSEGDADVTLEQFGEELQPPFPCMEELLYDVPGYGGVLNCPLLLIQVTRLKCGGFIFALRHNHTMSDAIGLVQFMSAMGEMARGALAPTILPVWERHLLNARNPPRTTCTHHEFEQVIHTNANIITQLDNMVHRSFFFGPKQVSALRRFVPPHRRCSTFDIIAACLWRCHTIALQLDPNEDVGIICVVNARSTFNPPLPLGYYGNAIAGMSEVSKSQVGSRQVKNHPHCYA; encoded by the exons ATGGCACAGAGATCCACTTCCTTGGCTTTCAAGGTCCGTAGGTGTGAACCAGAGCTGGTGGTCCCGGCTAAGCCCACCCCTCATGAGTATAAGCCATTGTCGGACATTGATGATCGAGAAGGTCATCGATTTGAATATCCCGTAATCCAATTTTATCGATACAGCCCTTCCATGCAAGGGAGGGACCCTGCTAGGGTTATCAGAGATGCACTTGCAAAAACTCTAGTGTTTTATTATCCATATGCTGGTAGGTTAAGAGAAGGGCCTAATCGTAAGCTCACCGTGGACTGTACCGGCGAGGGCGTGTTGTTTAGCGAGGGCGATGCCGATGTTACACTCGAGCAGTTTGGTGAGGAGCTTCAACCACCATTTCCATGCATGGAGGAGCTTCTCTATGATGTTCCAGGTTATGGTGGAGTGCTAAACTGTCCATTGCTTTTAAT acaGGTAACACGATTGAAATGCGGGGGTTTCATCTTTGCCCTACGCCACAACCACACTATGAGCGATGCTATTGGCTTGGTGCAATTCATGTCGGCAATGGGCGAGATGGCACGAGGTGCACTTGCTCCCACAATCTTACCCGTTTGGGAAAGACATCTCCTAAATGCTCGAAACCCACCTCGAACTACATGTACGCACCATGAGTTTGAACAAGTGATCCATACCAATGCCAACATAATCACTCAATTGGACAACATGGTTCATCgctcttttttctttggacCCAAACAAGTCTCAGCTCTACGCAGATTTGTTCCTCCGCACCGCCGATGTTCAACTTTTGACATCATAGCCGCATGCTTATGGCGATGTCATACCATAGCCTTGCAACTTGACCCGAATGAAGATGTTGGCATTATTTGCGTTGTCAATGCACGTTCCACGTTTAATCCTCCGTTACCCTTAGGATACTATGGCAATGCAATTGCGGGTATGAGTGAGGTATCAAAAAGTCAGGTCGGTTCGAGGCAAGTAAAGAACCACCCACATTGCTATGCttaa